Proteins encoded together in one Triticum dicoccoides isolate Atlit2015 ecotype Zavitan chromosome 7B, WEW_v2.0, whole genome shotgun sequence window:
- the LOC119340117 gene encoding 2'-deoxymugineic-acid 2'-dioxygenase-like, translated as MANLLSSAPTHATLPDCFVFPPDQRPPASSQAVSLPVIDLSRGRDEVRRAVLDAGKELGFFQVVNHGVSPEAIRDMEAVCAEFFRLPAEDKVGFYSEDTDKPNRLFSSTTYELGGEKYWRDCLRLACGSPVGDTKNNWPDKPQKLREVVEKFVEPTRGVGMELLRLLCEGMGLRPDYFEGDLTGGDVIINVNHYPPCPAPGLTLGLPPHCDRNLITLLLQSTVPGLQVSYKGDWINVESVPNAFVVNFGHLLEIATNGVLKSIEHRAMTNAALARTSVATFIMPAADIPIGPAEELLGEGNPPRYRTVTFDEFMRVYKTVGARRESVEKAFKL; from the exons ATGGcgaacctcctctcctcggccccGACCCACGCGACGCTCCCGGACTGCTTCGTCTTCCCGCCCGATCAGCGCCCGCCGGCCTCCTCTCAGGCTGTCTCCCTCCCGGTCATCGACCTCTCTCGCGGCCGCGACGAGGTCCGCCGCGCCGTCCTCGACGCCGGCAAGGAGCTCGGGTTCTTCCAG GTGGTCAACCACGGCGTCTCTCCGGAGGCGATACGGGACATGGAAGCGGTGTGCGCGGAGTTCTTCCGGCTCCCTGCGGAGGACAAGGTGGGCTTCTACTCGGAGGACACGGACAAGCCCAACCGGCTCTTCTCCAGCACCACCTACGAGCTCGGCGGGGAGAAGTACTGGCGGGACTGCCTCCGCCTCGCTTGCGGCTCGCCCGTCGGCGACACCAAGAACAACTGGCCCGACAAACCCCAAAAGCTCCG CGAGGTGGTGGAGAAGTTCGTGGAGCCCACAAGAGGCGTGGGGATGGAGCTGCTGCGGCTGCTGTGCGAGGGGATGGGGCTCCGGCCGGACTACTTCGAAGGGGACCTCACCGGCGGCGACGTGATCATCAACGTTAACCACTACCCGCCGTGCCCTGCCCCTGGCCTGACGCTGGGCCTGCCGCCCCACTGCGACCGGAACCTCATCACTCTCCTGCTCCAGAGCACCGTGCCCGGCCTCCAAGTCTCCTACAAGGGCGACTGGATCAACGTCGAGTCCGTGCCCAACGCCTTCGTGGTCAACTTCGGCCACCTGCTCGAG ATTGCGACCAACGGGGTTCTGAAGAGCATCGAGCACCGGGCGATGACCAACGCCGCGCTGGCACGGACGTCGGTGGCGACGTTTAtcatgccggccgcggacatccCCATCGGCCCAGCGGAGGAGCTCCTGGGCGAGGGCAACCCGCCGCGCTACCGCACTGTCACTTTCGACGAGTTCATGCGCGTGTACAAGACCGTCGGCGCGCGGAGGGAGAGCGTGGAGAAGGCCTTCAAGCTTTAG